The Polyangium aurulentum genomic interval ACCGACGGCGGCGCGCTCAGCGGCTTGCCCTCGCCGGGGACGTTCTCGATCGACGTGGTCCCGGGCTTCGTCACGGGGATCGACGCGTGGGGTTACGTGGATGGAGCGGGGGAGGTCGTCTCGCTCGATATGCATTCGACCGCGCGGATCATCGGGCTCGGCACGCCCTCGGCCTGCCGGCTCGATTGCACCTTGCCCCGGTGCGGCGACGGGATCCTCGACGGCGGCGAGGCGTGCGACGACGGCAATGCGGAGGGCGGCGACGGCTGCGCGGCCGACTGCAAGGCCACGGATTGACCCCGCGGCCGCCTTGTGACACCCACCACCAAAGCTCCGTGTGAAGTGCGCCCTGGACGCACGAAACGCTTGACGCCATTGAAAAAACAATGTCCCTAGGAGCCAACGTGCGCAGCCTCGCGGCGCGCGCATCCTTTCGGCTCTTTGAGGGACCTGATGAACATTCGAAATATCCACTTGCTTGCCGGTCTCGTGAGCGCCGCCGGCCTGGTTTCCCTGGCGGCGGGCTGCGAGCTTGTCGCCGCGGTCGATCGTGACCAGATCCCCTCGAGCACCGGAGGGGGCGGCACGGGCGGCGAGGGCGGCGTCGGAGGCCACGGGCACGGCGGCGCGGGCGGCACGGGCGGCACCGGAGGCCAGGGCGGCGCGGGCGGCGGGCCCGAGTGCACGACCAGCGTCGATTGCGCTGTTCCGGGGAACGAATGCGTGATCGCCTCCTGCACGAACGGCACGTGCGCCACCGAGAACGTGGCGACGGGGACGCCGGTCACCACGCAGATGGCCGGCGATTGCAAGTCCGTTGTCTGCGACGGAATGGGCGGCACAACGACGATCTTGCTCGACTCCGACGTCGAGGACGACGGCAAGAGCTGCACGGCCGACACCTGCGACGCCGGGACGCCCGTGCACACGCCGCTCCTGGCCGGCGATGCGTGCAACGAGGGCAGCGGCAAGTATTGCGACGGCAATGGCGCCTGCGTCGAGTGCACGCAGAACGCCGATTGCGCGACGGGCGTCTGCCAGGCGGGGAGCTGCATGGCCGCGCCCTGCGGCGACGGCATGCAGAACGGCGACGAGACGGACCTCGACTGCGGCGGGTCGTGCGGCCCCTGCGCGGACGGGCTCACCTGCATTGCGCCCACCGATTGCACGAGCAAGGTCTGCACGAACGGCGCCTGCGCCCCGGCCACGTGCTCGGACGGCGTGCAGAACCAGGGCGAGAGCGACATCGATTGCGGCGGCGCCAATTGCGCCAAGTGCAACACGGGCGGGGCTTGCACGATCAACGCCGATTGCATCGGCGGCTCCTGCGCGATGGGCACGTGCGCGCCGACCTGCACGGACATGGTGCAGAATCAGGGCGAGAGCGACGTCGATTGCGGCGGCCCGAGCTGCTCCAATTGCGCCGACGGCCTCATGTGCGCGGACGACGGCGACTGCGGGAGCACGTTCTGCAACCCGGACACGATGCTCTGCGCGGGCCCGACGTGCAGCGACGGGTTCCAGAACGGCCTCGAGACGGACGTCGACTGCGGCGGACCCTGCGTGAACGACTGCGTCGACGGCAAGAAGTGCCTCACCAGCGGCGATTGCGCGAG includes:
- a CDS encoding cupredoxin domain-containing protein, with translation MNIRNIHLLAGLVSAAGLVSLAAGCELVAAVDRDQIPSSTGGGGTGGEGGVGGHGHGGAGGTGGTGGQGGAGGGPECTTSVDCAVPGNECVIASCTNGTCATENVATGTPVTTQMAGDCKSVVCDGMGGTTTILLDSDVEDDGKSCTADTCDAGTPVHTPLLAGDACNEGSGKYCDGNGACVECTQNADCATGVCQAGSCMAAPCGDGMQNGDETDLDCGGSCGPCADGLTCIAPTDCTSKVCTNGACAPATCSDGVQNQGESDIDCGGANCAKCNTGGACTINADCIGGSCAMGTCAPTCTDMVQNQGESDVDCGGPSCSNCADGLMCADDGDCGSTFCNPDTMLCAGPTCSDGFQNGLETDVDCGGPCVNDCVDGKKCLTSGDCASGFCNQMSGTCAAPSCSDGAQNGAETGVDCGGPDCGACAGSPCMTDTACASSMCYEGACVAQVNGCNVATAQDLTAQSTVTVTFANGNLSYAPKCIKVKVGTSITLNGNFGFHPTIGGVVVNNTPTPASSGPFIPLTSTGNTKTYTMSQAGTFPYYCQPHATQGMTAAVFVVP